In Gammaproteobacteria bacterium, the DNA window TGCTATGCCAAAGAAAAGAACGTGGCTCCAGAACACAAGGGCGAACTGGGGTATGGCGACGTTTACACTTGGACGGCTATCGACGCTGACACCAAATTGGCGCTTTCCTGGTTAGTTGGGCATCGCGGTCAAGAGTATGCGGAAGCCTTCATTGCTGATCTGGCTTCCCGCCTTCATGGAAGGATTCAACTCACCACAGACGGGCATGGTCCTTATCTTGGCGCGGTAGAAAAGGTCTTTGGTGGCGCGATTGACTACGCCATGCTGGTGAAGATTTACGAAGGTCAAGGGAAACAAGACCAGCAAAGATATAGCCCCGCAAGCTTCGTGAAGGCCGAAAAACGCCCTGTTGTCGGCAACCCGGAGCTTAGCGCGGTATCAACCAGCTATGTTGAACGCCAGAATCTCACCATGCGTATGGGAATGCGGCGCTTTACCCGGCTTACCAACGGGTTTAGCAAAAAGATTGAAAACCTTGAACACGCCGTTTCCCTGCATTTCATGCATTACAATTTTGCGCGTATCCATAAAACCTTGCGGGTAACTCCGGCAATGGAAGCGGGTATTTCCGATCACGTTTGGTCACTCGAGGAAATCGCGGGCTTGGTTCCTGAACCTGTCGCCAAACCACGCGGCCCCTACAAGAAACGAAATCAGGTTTCTGAAATTTCAAACTGAGACACTACCCGGGTTTGACTTGACTTGACATTGGCGACTGGCCCGCCTATAGTCCCGCTTCTTTGCAGACCCGGATTCCAATCAGCGCAGGCCCGCTGCCGGGTTGACTGAATTTGCAAGCTCGATTGGAGTAAGGGAATGGCCACCATCAACCAGTTGGTAAGCAAGCCGCGCGGTAGAAAGAAAGCCAAGAGCAATGTTCCAGCGCTCGAAAGCTGCCCGCAGAAGCGCGGCGTTTGCACCCGCGTCTACACCACGACGCCTAAGAAGCCTAATTCCGCGTTGCGTAAGGTGGCGCGCGTGCGCCTGACCAACGGCCAGGAAGTGACCAGCTATATTGGCGGTGAGGGCCACAACCTGCAAGAGCACTCTGTGGTGCTCATTCGTGGTGGGCGCGTCAAGGATCTGCCCGGTGTGCGTTATCACATCGTGCGCGGCAGCCTGGATACCTCTGGCGTGACCAAGCGCCGT includes these proteins:
- a CDS encoding DDE-type integrase/transposase/recombinase, which gives rise to MNKLSLKDQAQILNLLVEGNSMRATSRIADVSINTVTKLLVDAGSACLAYHDEVVHNINSQRVQCDEIWSFCYAKEKNVAPEHKGELGYGDVYTWTAIDADTKLALSWLVGHRGQEYAEAFIADLASRLHGRIQLTTDGHGPYLGAVEKVFGGAIDYAMLVKIYEGQGKQDQQRYSPASFVKAEKRPVVGNPELSAVSTSYVERQNLTMRMGMRRFTRLTNGFSKKIENLEHAVSLHFMHYNFARIHKTLRVTPAMEAGISDHVWSLEEIAGLVPEPVAKPRGPYKKRNQVSEISN
- the rpsL gene encoding 30S ribosomal protein S12; translated protein: MATINQLVSKPRGRKKAKSNVPALESCPQKRGVCTRVYTTTPKKPNSALRKVARVRLTNGQEVTSYIGGEGHNLQEHSVVLIRGGRVKDLPGVRYHIVRGSLDTSGVTKRRQARSKYGAKRPKS